Proteins co-encoded in one Flavobacteriaceae bacterium MAR_2009_75 genomic window:
- a CDS encoding sodium/bile acid cotransporter 7, with the protein MRVKIDYFVLAIILVIALAYFFPALGSGNVLTVLNKISSVGIALIFFFYGLKLSPSKLKAGLGNLKLHILIQCATFILFPIVVLLFKPFLYTEEQQTFWLAFFFLAALPSTVSSSVVMVSLAKGNIPAAIFNASISGIIGILVTPLWMGLFIDNTELDFNLTEIYLSLIIQVLLPVFIGIALQRFFGEIVQKNSNKIAIFDKAIILLIIYKSFTKSFNDNLFNSVSTLDLMLIFTGVLILFLLIYLIMRQVSKALGFSVEDRVTAQFCGTKKSLVHGTVFSKILFGKMAIQGIILLPIMLFHITQIIIISAIATKYKNRFH; encoded by the coding sequence ATGAGAGTTAAAATAGATTATTTCGTTCTGGCCATTATACTGGTCATAGCTCTAGCTTATTTCTTTCCTGCTTTAGGTTCTGGAAATGTGTTAACCGTTCTCAATAAGATAAGTTCCGTTGGTATTGCACTTATTTTCTTTTTTTACGGACTTAAACTCAGTCCATCAAAATTAAAAGCAGGTTTGGGCAACCTGAAGTTGCATATATTGATACAGTGCGCCACTTTTATTCTATTCCCTATAGTGGTACTCCTATTTAAACCTTTCCTCTATACCGAAGAACAGCAAACCTTCTGGCTCGCCTTCTTTTTTCTGGCCGCCTTACCATCTACCGTGAGCTCTAGCGTGGTTATGGTCTCATTGGCAAAGGGTAACATACCGGCAGCCATTTTTAATGCCAGTATATCTGGCATAATCGGTATTCTGGTCACTCCATTGTGGATGGGGCTTTTTATTGACAATACAGAACTGGATTTTAACTTAACGGAAATTTACCTTAGTCTAATAATTCAGGTACTTCTGCCGGTATTTATTGGAATAGCTTTGCAACGGTTCTTTGGAGAAATTGTTCAAAAAAACTCAAATAAGATTGCCATTTTCGACAAGGCTATAATCCTTTTGATTATTTACAAAAGCTTTACCAAATCTTTTAATGACAATTTGTTCAACAGTGTGTCAACCCTTGACCTAATGCTGATTTTCACCGGGGTACTTATACTGTTTTTGTTGATTTACCTGATTATGAGACAAGTTTCTAAAGCACTAGGGTTTTCTGTCGAAGACCGAGTTACAGCCCAATTTTGCGGCACCAAAAAGTCTTTGGTTCATGGTACTGTTTTCTCTAAAATATTATTCGGAAAAATGGCTATACAAGGCATCATTCTTCTACCAATAATGCTTTTTCACATCACCCAGATTATAATAATTAGTGCTATAGCCACTAAATATAAGAATAGATTTCATTAA
- a CDS encoding 16S rRNA (guanine(966)-N(2))-methyltransferase RsmD, with translation MRIISGIHKAKRITAPKKLPVRPTTDMAKEALFNILNNRYYFDEISVLDLFSGTGNIAYEFGSRGTHEITAVDSHHGCVRFIGDTSKALELNITALKSDVFDYLKRSMVKSDIIFADPPYDLDITEFEKIPNLVFENDLLKKSGVLIIEHASHMDLSHLENFNEKRKYGGSVFSFFQINEE, from the coding sequence ATGCGAATTATTTCAGGTATACATAAAGCGAAGCGAATCACCGCCCCGAAAAAACTTCCGGTCAGGCCTACCACCGATATGGCGAAAGAAGCACTGTTCAATATATTGAACAATCGCTATTATTTTGATGAAATTTCTGTTCTCGATTTATTTAGCGGCACAGGCAATATCGCATACGAATTTGGTTCTAGAGGTACTCATGAAATTACAGCTGTAGATAGTCATCATGGCTGTGTCAGGTTTATTGGCGATACTTCCAAAGCTTTAGAATTAAATATTACAGCCCTAAAAAGCGATGTTTTTGATTATTTAAAAAGGTCGATGGTCAAGTCGGATATTATTTTCGCCGACCCCCCTTATGATTTAGATATTACTGAATTTGAAAAAATTCCGAATTTGGTTTTCGAGAATGATTTATTAAAGAAAAGCGGAGTATTGATTATCGAGCATGCCAGCCATATGGATTTATCACATCTCGAGAATTTTAACGAAAAGAGGAAATATGGTGGAAGCGTTTTCAGTTTTTTTCAAATAAACGAAGAATAG
- a CDS encoding putative AlkP superfamily pyrophosphatase or phosphodiesterase — MKKTVVINVVGLTQRLIGEHTPFIESFLKNGRSAYIDPVVPAVTCSAQSTYLTGKTPSEHGIVGNGWYFKDECEIKFWRQSNKLVESEKIWDKLKKMDPHFSCANLFWWYNMYSTADFSVTPRPNYLADGRKIPDIYSHPAELRDTLQEELGTFPLFHFWGPKTSIKSSKWIADAAIRTDEMHNPTLSLVYLPHLDYNIQRHGLDFKKIKKDLNEIDAEVKKLVSYFKQRNAQVILLSEYGITDVNNPVHLNRILRSKGYLSIRIERGLELLDAGASKAFAVADHQVAHVYLNDPTIKQEVKALLETVTGVEKVLSGEEIEKANLAHERCGDLVAIAGPDSWFTYYFWLDDAKAPDYARMVDIHKKPGYDPVEMLTDPKDKLVMAKVAGKLLKKKMGFRTVLDIIPLKATLVKGSHGRVPEDKADFPIFISDNPTSSFPKDIAATEVFSILENHITQTT, encoded by the coding sequence ATGAAGAAAACGGTAGTTATTAATGTTGTTGGGCTTACCCAACGTTTGATTGGGGAACATACCCCATTTATCGAATCATTTTTAAAAAATGGAAGGTCGGCCTATATAGACCCGGTAGTGCCTGCGGTTACCTGTTCGGCACAGTCTACCTATTTGACAGGCAAAACGCCATCGGAACATGGTATTGTAGGTAATGGATGGTACTTTAAAGATGAATGTGAGATAAAGTTTTGGAGACAATCCAATAAACTAGTGGAGTCGGAAAAGATTTGGGATAAATTAAAAAAAATGGACCCCCACTTTTCGTGTGCCAATCTTTTCTGGTGGTATAATATGTATTCCACGGCAGATTTTAGTGTTACGCCTCGGCCGAATTATTTGGCGGACGGTCGTAAAATTCCGGATATATATTCACATCCTGCAGAACTTAGAGATACCTTGCAAGAAGAATTGGGTACATTTCCATTATTTCATTTTTGGGGCCCTAAAACCTCTATAAAATCAAGCAAATGGATTGCCGATGCCGCGATACGCACCGATGAGATGCACAATCCGACACTATCATTGGTATATCTACCCCATTTAGATTATAACATACAGCGGCATGGTCTTGATTTTAAGAAGATTAAGAAAGACTTGAATGAAATTGATGCAGAGGTAAAAAAATTAGTATCATATTTCAAACAACGTAATGCGCAGGTTATACTTTTATCGGAATACGGTATAACCGATGTAAACAATCCGGTACACCTCAATAGAATTCTACGTTCGAAAGGTTATTTATCTATCCGTATAGAAAGAGGTTTAGAACTTTTAGATGCGGGGGCGAGTAAAGCCTTTGCGGTAGCCGACCACCAAGTGGCTCATGTTTATTTGAATGACCCGACTATCAAACAAGAGGTCAAAGCACTTTTAGAAACAGTTACGGGTGTAGAAAAAGTTCTCTCGGGAGAGGAGATTGAAAAAGCCAATTTAGCCCACGAACGTTGCGGTGATTTGGTAGCTATAGCAGGGCCAGACTCTTGGTTTACCTATTACTTCTGGCTAGATGATGCCAAGGCCCCTGATTATGCTAGAATGGTAGATATACATAAAAAACCGGGGTATGACCCGGTTGAAATGTTGACCGATCCGAAAGACAAACTGGTCATGGCAAAGGTGGCAGGTAAATTGTTAAAAAAGAAAATGGGTTTCCGAACCGTATTGGATATTATTCCGTTGAAGGCCACATTGGTTAAAGGTTCTCATGGTCGTGTACCGGAAGATAAGGCAGATTTCCCCATCTTTATTTCTGATAATCCTACTTCGTCATTTCCTAAAGATATTGCCGCAACAGAGGTTTTCTCTATATTGGAAAACCATATAACCCAGACTACGTGA
- a CDS encoding exodeoxyribonuclease-5 — protein MVSLTDASFYRLLVEKFPHEPTIKQSAALQKLSTFVLSKDSDTVFMLKGFAGTGKTTLIGTLVNSLWKTTQKSVLMAPTGRAAKVMSNYSNTQAYTIHRKIYFPKKQGAGGIQFVLAPNKHRNTIFIVDEASMIPDAPADSKLFDNGALLDDLLMYVYSGHNCKLVLIGDTAQLPPVHLDLSPALDSDKLSLNYNKEVIKLELDEVVRQAEDSGILANATLLREQIQDNFFENFKFNVNPYKDIVRLIDGHEIQEAIDTSYSENGKEETTFIVRSNKRANLYNENIRSRILFLESDLAVGDYMMVVKNNYFWLKPNTEAGFIANGDIIEVLEIFNIKELYGFRFAEVKVQMVDYPNQKPFETVLLLDTIKAVTPSLSYEDGNRLYQEVMKDYANEKSKYKKFLGVKNNKYFNALQVKFSYAITCHKSQGGQWNTVFVEQPYLPNGVDKEYLRWLYTAVTRAKKQLYLIGFKSDFFVDTE, from the coding sequence ATGGTCAGCCTTACAGACGCATCTTTTTACCGTTTATTAGTCGAGAAATTTCCTCACGAACCTACAATAAAACAATCTGCCGCCTTACAAAAGTTATCAACTTTCGTATTATCAAAAGATAGCGATACGGTCTTTATGTTAAAGGGTTTCGCGGGAACTGGCAAGACTACCTTAATCGGTACTTTGGTCAACTCACTTTGGAAAACCACACAAAAATCGGTTTTAATGGCCCCTACGGGTAGAGCGGCAAAAGTAATGTCTAACTACTCGAATACACAAGCATACACCATCCATAGAAAAATATATTTTCCTAAAAAACAAGGTGCGGGCGGTATTCAGTTCGTTTTGGCGCCAAATAAGCATAGAAACACTATTTTCATTGTTGATGAGGCCTCTATGATACCCGATGCCCCTGCCGATTCTAAACTTTTCGACAATGGGGCACTTTTAGATGATTTACTGATGTATGTCTATTCAGGTCACAATTGTAAGTTGGTTTTAATCGGTGACACGGCCCAGCTGCCCCCGGTACATTTAGATTTGAGTCCGGCACTTGATTCGGACAAATTATCACTGAATTATAATAAAGAGGTGATAAAGTTAGAGTTAGATGAAGTGGTTCGACAAGCTGAGGATTCTGGAATTTTAGCCAATGCCACTTTGTTAAGAGAGCAAATTCAAGATAATTTTTTTGAGAACTTCAAGTTCAATGTCAACCCTTACAAAGATATTGTTAGGCTTATCGATGGGCACGAAATTCAAGAGGCGATAGATACTTCGTACTCAGAAAATGGTAAAGAAGAAACGACCTTTATCGTTCGTTCGAACAAAAGGGCGAATTTATATAATGAGAATATACGCAGTAGAATATTATTTCTTGAAAGTGATTTGGCGGTCGGTGATTATATGATGGTGGTCAAAAACAACTATTTCTGGCTCAAGCCGAATACAGAAGCCGGTTTTATTGCTAATGGGGATATTATCGAAGTCTTGGAAATTTTCAATATTAAAGAACTTTATGGCTTCAGGTTCGCTGAGGTGAAAGTGCAAATGGTAGATTATCCCAATCAGAAACCTTTTGAGACCGTTTTGTTACTAGATACTATAAAGGCGGTAACACCATCGTTGTCTTATGAAGATGGAAATCGGCTTTATCAAGAAGTGATGAAAGACTATGCCAACGAAAAATCTAAATACAAGAAATTTCTAGGTGTGAAGAACAACAAATATTTTAATGCTTTACAGGTCAAGTTTTCATATGCCATAACTTGCCATAAGTCGCAAGGTGGGCAATGGAATACGGTTTTTGTAGAGCAACCCTATTTACCCAACGGGGTCGATAAAGAGTATTTACGATGGTTGTATACCGCCGTAACCCGGGCAAAGAAACAGCTTTACCTTATTGGTTTTAAGAGTGATTTTTTTGTTGATACGGAATAA
- a CDS encoding 1-acyl-sn-glycerol-3-phosphate acyltransferase, with translation MQKLAHLIFNNVLGWKMVGEFPAHLNKFVIAVVPHTSYADFFLGVLVRAVWSEPINWIGKSSLFKPPFGWFFRWMGGAPIDRSKKNDTVTATAKIFKERDLFRLTIAPEGTRKKVAQWKTGFYYIAKMAQVPIVLVAFDYGKKQIKISEPYFPTDNKELDFELYEKFFEGVEGFYK, from the coding sequence GTGCAAAAACTGGCCCATTTAATTTTTAATAATGTTCTTGGCTGGAAAATGGTTGGAGAATTTCCTGCACATTTAAACAAGTTCGTTATTGCGGTAGTACCTCATACCAGTTATGCAGATTTTTTTTTAGGCGTACTCGTTCGTGCCGTTTGGAGCGAACCTATTAATTGGATTGGAAAAAGCAGTTTGTTCAAACCTCCATTCGGATGGTTTTTTAGGTGGATGGGCGGTGCACCGATTGATCGCAGCAAAAAGAACGACACTGTGACTGCCACGGCCAAAATATTTAAAGAAAGGGATTTGTTTCGACTGACTATTGCGCCTGAAGGAACCCGAAAGAAGGTAGCCCAATGGAAAACTGGGTTTTATTATATTGCCAAGATGGCACAAGTTCCGATTGTATTGGTAGCTTTCGATTACGGCAAAAAACAGATTAAAATTTCAGAACCATATTTTCCCACAGATAATAAAGAACTGGACTTTGAGCTTTATGAAAAGTTTTTTGAAGGAGTAGAGGGCTTCTATAAATGA
- a CDS encoding 3-deoxy-alpha-D-manno-octulosonate 8-oxidase, with protein MKFNKDLGIQQVTFTEKTNYKNFPMVPRVIFGKGSFDQLGDILLPKRKHSDAPFIFLVDDVFEGKELANRVPLLFNDQIIFISADEEPKTSQVDALVEMIRKEYSELPSGIVGIGGGTLMDLAKAVSILLTNRGGSSEYQGWDLVNKPSVYHVGIPTISGTGAEVSRTTVLLGPEKKLGINSDFTTFDQVVLDPDLTQGVSKEQWFYTGMDCFIHCIESLDGTYLNAFSQSYGEKALELCKEVYLGDISEEESREKLMMASWHGGMSIAYSQVGVAHAMSYGLGYVLGVRHGIGNCLVFQHLQEFYPEGVALFKEMQKKHDIMVPKGVCANLSDEQFDIMVSVSLAMEPLWENALGTSWREIITAEKLQAIYRKI; from the coding sequence ATGAAGTTCAATAAAGATTTGGGAATACAACAAGTTACTTTCACCGAGAAAACGAACTATAAGAATTTTCCTATGGTGCCCCGCGTTATTTTTGGTAAAGGTAGTTTTGACCAATTGGGCGATATTTTACTTCCCAAAAGAAAACACTCAGATGCACCTTTTATCTTTTTGGTCGACGATGTTTTCGAAGGAAAAGAGTTGGCCAATCGCGTACCCTTACTTTTCAATGACCAAATTATATTCATTTCGGCAGATGAAGAGCCAAAAACCAGTCAGGTAGACGCGCTGGTAGAAATGATAAGAAAAGAATATAGTGAATTACCGTCGGGCATTGTCGGCATTGGTGGAGGAACCTTAATGGATCTCGCCAAAGCGGTTTCAATTTTATTGACTAACCGCGGCGGTTCTTCAGAATACCAGGGTTGGGACCTCGTCAATAAACCATCGGTTTACCACGTAGGTATTCCTACAATCAGCGGCACTGGGGCAGAAGTTTCACGAACTACAGTGTTGCTAGGGCCAGAGAAAAAATTAGGTATTAACTCCGATTTCACCACTTTCGACCAAGTAGTATTAGATCCCGATTTGACCCAAGGGGTATCAAAAGAACAGTGGTTTTACACGGGTATGGACTGCTTTATCCATTGTATAGAATCTCTGGACGGTACTTATTTGAACGCCTTTAGTCAAAGTTACGGTGAGAAGGCCCTTGAACTTTGCAAAGAGGTTTATCTTGGTGATATATCTGAAGAAGAGTCACGTGAGAAATTGATGATGGCTTCTTGGCACGGTGGTATGAGTATCGCCTACTCACAAGTAGGGGTGGCCCATGCCATGAGCTATGGTCTTGGTTATGTGTTGGGGGTAAGGCATGGTATAGGTAATTGCTTGGTTTTTCAACACCTCCAAGAGTTTTATCCTGAAGGTGTAGCCTTATTTAAAGAGATGCAGAAAAAACATGATATCATGGTGCCTAAGGGAGTATGTGCAAACTTGAGCGATGAGCAATTTGATATCATGGTTTCGGTGTCTTTGGCAATGGAACCGCTATGGGAAAATGCCTTGGGAACGTCTTGGCGTGAAATTATTACTGCGGAAAAGCTACAGGCAATTTACAGGAAAATTTAA
- a CDS encoding YebC/PmpR family DNA-binding regulatory protein — translation MGRAFEFRKARKMKRWSAMSKAFTRIGKDIVMAVKEGGPDPDSNSKLRAVIQNAKSVNMPKDNIERAIKRASDKSLGDYKEVLFEGYAPHGIAILIETATDNNTRTVANIRSYFNKCDGNLGTSGSVEFMFDHTCNFRIPAEGIDHEELELEMIDFGAEEVFVDDDGILIYAPFESFGAIQKELENRNIEILSSGFERIPQVTKQLSEEEAADVEKLLEKIEEDDDVQNVYHSMQE, via the coding sequence ATGGGAAGAGCTTTTGAATTTAGAAAGGCAAGAAAAATGAAACGTTGGTCAGCAATGTCCAAAGCCTTTACACGTATTGGCAAAGACATTGTAATGGCCGTAAAGGAAGGTGGCCCTGATCCAGATTCAAACTCAAAATTACGTGCCGTAATTCAAAACGCCAAGTCGGTAAACATGCCCAAAGACAACATCGAACGGGCGATTAAGAGAGCTTCCGATAAGAGTCTAGGCGACTATAAAGAAGTACTTTTTGAAGGTTACGCACCACATGGCATTGCTATTCTTATCGAAACTGCTACCGATAACAATACTCGAACCGTTGCCAATATTAGAAGTTATTTCAATAAGTGCGACGGCAATTTAGGTACATCGGGATCCGTTGAGTTCATGTTCGATCATACCTGCAACTTTCGTATTCCGGCAGAAGGTATCGACCATGAAGAGCTAGAACTTGAGATGATCGATTTCGGTGCCGAAGAAGTTTTTGTAGATGACGACGGAATTCTAATCTACGCTCCTTTCGAGAGTTTTGGAGCTATTCAAAAAGAACTCGAAAACCGTAATATTGAAATTTTATCTTCAGGTTTCGAGAGAATACCTCAAGTAACCAAACAACTTTCTGAAGAAGAAGCCGCCGACGTCGAAAAGCTTTTAGAAAAAATTGAAGAAGACGATGATGTGCAGAACGTGTATCACTCTATGCAAGAGTAG
- a CDS encoding DNA polymerase-3 subunit gamma/tau: MEHFVVSARKYRPQTFKDVVGQQAITNTLTNAIEHNHLAQALLFCGPRGVGKTTCARILAKKINQDGTEREDEDFAFNIFELDAASNNSVDDIRNLIDQVRIPPQVGKYKVYIIDEVHMLSQSAFNAFLKTLEEPPKHAIFILATTEKHKIIPTILSRCQIFDFKRITVKDAAEYLKYIAESQDINAEDDALHIIAQKADGAMRDALSIFDRVVSFSGKELTRKAVTENLNVLDYDTYFAATDFMLEHNIPELLLLFNKTLSLGFDGHHFISGLASHFRDLMVCQHQDTINLLEVGDNAKQHYLEQSKKTGNSFLLKALDLANDCDLKYKTSRNQRLLVELTLMKLASIDFGAEKKNLDGNVVSEAPADYILPASHFKDIQTKTKVVEKPQPEQKYIDTKPPSEVGEHAEPIANYERTSERAEKEIAVAEPKPQKTEEGTERPELSKEAKKLKSEIVSKRISALSISSLKAKKAHENNKKDHSIDIDSLPRSPFSEEEMQKHWAEFVNEIDVKGRKILASNLNSDVPKLLQDTTIWIELPNSTMKKEIEREQYDLMEYLKTQLNNYFINLKITVNEETAKKFAFTPEEKYEKLREKNPTIDLLRQTFDLDL; the protein is encoded by the coding sequence TTGGAACATTTTGTAGTATCGGCCCGCAAGTACAGACCCCAAACGTTTAAAGACGTGGTTGGGCAACAGGCCATAACAAACACCCTTACCAATGCCATCGAGCACAATCATTTGGCACAGGCACTTCTGTTCTGTGGACCAAGAGGAGTCGGTAAAACAACTTGTGCCCGAATTTTAGCCAAAAAAATCAATCAAGACGGTACTGAAAGAGAGGATGAAGATTTCGCTTTTAACATTTTTGAGCTCGATGCCGCATCGAACAATTCGGTAGATGACATTCGTAATCTAATTGACCAAGTACGCATTCCACCTCAGGTCGGCAAATACAAGGTCTATATCATCGATGAGGTTCATATGCTTTCCCAATCGGCTTTCAATGCTTTCTTAAAAACACTGGAAGAGCCTCCAAAACATGCAATTTTCATTCTGGCGACTACTGAAAAACATAAAATTATACCTACCATATTATCGCGCTGCCAGATATTCGATTTTAAGAGAATTACAGTTAAAGATGCAGCCGAATATTTAAAATACATAGCCGAAAGCCAAGATATCAACGCTGAAGACGATGCACTGCATATTATTGCCCAAAAGGCGGATGGTGCGATGCGCGATGCCCTATCCATTTTTGATAGGGTGGTCAGTTTTTCAGGGAAAGAACTAACCAGAAAAGCGGTTACCGAAAATCTCAACGTTCTTGATTATGACACCTATTTTGCAGCCACCGATTTTATGTTGGAGCACAACATACCCGAATTGCTGCTACTGTTCAACAAGACGTTATCCTTAGGTTTCGACGGACATCATTTTATAAGCGGATTAGCTTCGCATTTTAGAGATTTAATGGTTTGCCAACATCAAGACACCATTAATTTACTGGAGGTCGGTGATAATGCAAAACAGCATTATCTAGAGCAGTCTAAAAAAACCGGAAACAGCTTTTTACTTAAAGCTCTAGATTTGGCCAACGATTGCGACTTAAAGTATAAAACCAGCAGAAATCAAAGGCTATTGGTAGAGCTTACTTTGATGAAGTTAGCCTCTATTGACTTTGGGGCTGAAAAAAAAAATCTTGATGGCAACGTAGTCAGCGAAGCTCCCGCCGACTATATACTACCTGCATCACATTTTAAGGATATACAAACAAAGACAAAAGTCGTTGAAAAACCTCAGCCCGAGCAAAAATATATCGACACCAAACCACCCAGTGAAGTAGGTGAACATGCAGAGCCAATTGCTAATTATGAACGCACTTCAGAACGAGCTGAAAAGGAAATAGCCGTTGCCGAACCAAAACCCCAAAAAACAGAAGAGGGTACAGAGCGACCTGAACTTTCGAAGGAAGCCAAAAAACTAAAATCAGAAATTGTAAGCAAGCGTATATCAGCACTTTCCATATCTAGCTTAAAAGCAAAGAAAGCTCACGAAAACAATAAAAAAGACCATTCTATTGATATAGATAGTTTGCCACGTTCTCCTTTCTCCGAAGAAGAAATGCAAAAACATTGGGCAGAATTCGTTAATGAAATTGATGTAAAAGGAAGAAAAATTCTTGCATCGAACCTTAACTCAGATGTGCCAAAACTTCTTCAAGATACTACTATTTGGATTGAACTACCTAATAGTACAATGAAGAAAGAAATTGAACGTGAACAGTACGACTTGATGGAGTACTTGAAAACACAACTCAACAATTATTTTATTAATTTGAAAATTACGGTCAATGAAGAAACAGCCAAGAAGTTTGCTTTTACGCCAGAAGAAAAATATGAAAAACTAAGAGAAAAGAACCCTACTATAGACCTATTACGACAGACTTTTGACCTTGACCTCTAA
- a CDS encoding putative hydrolase of the HAD superfamily, with amino-acid sequence MEVDYSTIKVIGFDADDTLWVNETYFRDTEEQFASLLEGYETKNKIDQELFKMEIRNLELYGYGIKGFVLSMVESALELSNNQVSQQTIGKILNLGKKMLLEPVELLDDVKAVLEQLKDDYRLIVLTKGDLLDQERKLEKSGLSEYFHHVEVLSDKKEENYRQLLEHLQIDVKDFLMIGNSLKSDVLPLINIGAQAVHVPFHTTWQHEEVKVEENNNSYLKISKLSDILDYLK; translated from the coding sequence ATGGAAGTAGATTATAGCACTATAAAGGTAATCGGTTTCGATGCCGATGATACCTTATGGGTGAACGAAACATATTTTAGAGATACCGAAGAGCAGTTTGCCAGTCTTTTAGAAGGGTATGAGACCAAAAATAAAATAGACCAAGAGCTCTTTAAAATGGAAATCAGGAACCTTGAACTCTATGGTTACGGTATCAAGGGCTTTGTTCTCTCAATGGTAGAATCTGCACTCGAGCTTTCTAATAATCAAGTTTCACAGCAAACGATTGGTAAAATTTTAAACTTGGGTAAAAAGATGCTGCTTGAACCGGTTGAGCTGCTTGATGATGTGAAAGCCGTTTTAGAGCAATTGAAAGATGATTATCGTTTGATAGTTTTGACAAAAGGCGACCTTTTAGACCAAGAACGAAAACTAGAAAAATCGGGTTTATCAGAATATTTTCATCACGTTGAAGTATTGAGCGACAAAAAGGAAGAGAATTATAGGCAACTGCTCGAGCATTTACAAATCGATGTCAAAGATTTTCTAATGATCGGTAATTCGTTGAAGTCTGATGTACTTCCTTTAATAAATATTGGCGCGCAGGCGGTACATGTTCCTTTTCATACAACTTGGCAGCACGAAGAAGTGAAGGTCGAAGAGAACAATAACAGTTATTTGAAAATTAGTAAACTCTCTGATATATTAGATTACCTGAAATAA
- a CDS encoding 3-deoxy-manno-octulosonate cytidylyltransferase (CMP-KDO synthetase), translating into MIPARYAASRFPAKLMQDLSGKPVILRTYEAALRTELFNEVYVVTDSDVIFDTIMAAGGKAIMSIKEHDCGSDRIAEAVADMNVDIIVNVQGDEPFTDRESLKSVLEVFRNDDKHEIDLASLMVRITDEEEIKNPNTVKVIVDRRNFALYFSRSPIPYPRNTESDILYYKHKGIYAFRKSALMDFHRLPMLPLEATEKIEAIRYLEYGKKIKMVETNVTGIEIDTPDDLEKAQKAWK; encoded by the coding sequence ATGATTCCGGCCCGTTACGCGGCCTCTAGATTTCCTGCAAAACTAATGCAAGATTTATCCGGTAAGCCGGTCATTCTCAGAACTTACGAAGCTGCTCTAAGAACCGAGCTTTTTAACGAGGTTTATGTGGTAACCGATAGCGATGTTATTTTTGATACGATTATGGCAGCTGGTGGTAAGGCTATTATGAGTATTAAGGAACACGATTGCGGCAGTGATCGAATTGCCGAGGCTGTTGCCGATATGAATGTTGACATCATAGTAAACGTGCAAGGTGATGAACCATTTACGGATAGGGAAAGCCTCAAAAGTGTACTGGAAGTATTTCGTAATGACGATAAGCACGAAATTGATTTGGCATCGTTAATGGTTCGCATTACCGATGAGGAAGAAATCAAAAACCCAAATACGGTGAAAGTAATCGTAGACCGCCGAAATTTTGCACTTTACTTTTCAAGATCACCTATACCTTACCCAAGAAATACAGAATCTGATATTCTTTATTACAAACATAAAGGTATCTATGCTTTTCGAAAGAGTGCCTTGATGGATTTTCACCGCTTACCCATGTTACCATTGGAGGCGACTGAAAAAATCGAAGCCATACGTTATTTAGAATACGGTAAAAAAATTAAAATGGTCGAGACTAATGTAACAGGTATCGAAATCGATACCCCAGATGACCTAGAAAAGGCACAAAAAGCATGGAAGTAG
- a CDS encoding transmembrane family 220 protein: protein MKNIFKISGVVFAILFIWAAYLQYNDPDAFLWYIIYGLAAFGCLLFAYGRLGFKVSLIFCLAYLIATAFLWPEKFEGFTIGEGDIVNIEKGREACGMLIVALVFLVFALRLRYIKGRPENKIV from the coding sequence GTGAAAAATATATTTAAAATATCGGGAGTAGTATTTGCCATACTATTTATATGGGCGGCTTATTTGCAGTACAATGACCCTGATGCCTTTTTGTGGTATATAATTTATGGCTTGGCCGCTTTCGGTTGTCTGCTATTCGCATACGGCAGATTGGGTTTTAAAGTTTCCTTGATATTTTGTTTGGCCTATCTGATAGCCACAGCTTTTCTATGGCCAGAAAAGTTTGAAGGGTTCACTATTGGAGAGGGTGATATCGTAAATATTGAAAAAGGTAGAGAGGCCTGTGGAATGTTAATTGTCGCCCTCGTATTTTTAGTTTTCGCCTTAAGGCTTCGCTATATCAAAGGGCGACCAGAGAATAAAATTGTTTAG